The following DNA comes from Kineococcus rhizosphaerae.
CAGGTCCCGCGGGGCCGGGGGTTCGGCCGGGGTGACGTCGAACGACTCCGGCCGCGGTCCGCGCGACTCGCGGCCGGCGTTGGCCAGCACGACGGCGATGTAGGGCAGGAAGACCGCACCGGCCACGAACAGCCAGCGTGACCAGTGGTCGATGAAGGCGAAGCAGATCACGCAGATCGTGCGGATCACCATGGAGATCACGTACTTGCGGTAACGGACGCCGATGTCGTCGGTCTGGGAGGTCGGGGCGTCGGTGATCCGGTACGTCCCGTCCTGGGTTCCCTGCTCCTGCACGCTCCCACGGTAAGCCCGCATCGGCCGGTGCGTTACGTTGAACGACCGTGACCTCCGTCAACCCCACCCAGCGTCCTGCCCGCAGCGTCCTGGTGACCGGTGGCAACCGCGGCATCGGCCTGGCCGTTGCGCGCGCCTTCGCCGACGCCGGCGACCACGTCGCGGTCACCTACCGCTCGGGCCAGCCGCCGCAGGGCTTCCTCGCCGTCCAGGCCGACGTGACCGACCCCGCGTCCCTGGACGCCGCGTTCGCCGCCGTGGAGGCGCAGCAGGGGGCCGTGGAGGTCCTGGTCGCCAACGCCGGCACCACCCGCGACCAGCTGCTCATGCGGATGAGCGACGAGGAGTTCGACGCCGTCGTCGACGCCAACCTCTCGGGGGCCTGGCGGGTCGCGCGGCGCGCGGTGCGCGGCATGGTGCGCGCCAAGAGGGGCCGCATCATCTTCATGTCGTCCGTCGTGGGCCTGTACGGCTCGCCCGGGCAGACGAACTACGCGGCGAGCAAGTCCGGGATGATCGGCCTGGCCCGCTCCATCGCCCGCGAGCTCGGCAGCCGCGGCATCACCGCCAACGTCATCGCGCCGGGGTTCATCGACACCGACATGACCCGCGAGCTGCCCGAGGCCACCCAGGCCGACTACAAGGCCCGCATCCCCGCCGCCCGCTTCGGCGACGTCGACGACATCGCGCGGGCCGCGCTGTTCCTGGCCGAGGCGGGGTACGTCAACGGTGCCGTGCTGCCCGTCGACGGCGGCCTCGGGATGGGGCACTGAGTGCCCGGCCCCTCCGGCGGGCGCAAGCTCGCGGTCCTGGGCGGGCTGATGGTCCTGTTCATCGCCGCGCTCGCCCTGCTGTCCACGTGGGCGCTCAACCGCGGGTGAGCGTCCCGCCCAGGGCGGCGTCGGCCAAGTCGGCGTCCTCGACGTCGTCGCGGGTGATGCCCAGCAGCGGCAGGACGGCGTCGAGGTAGGGCACGTTCAGCGCGGCGTCGGCCTGGGCCCGCACGACGGGTTTGGCGTTGAACGCGATCCCCAGCCCCGCCGCGCCGATCATGTCGAGGTCGTTGGCGCCGTCACCGATGGCGACGGTGCGGTGCAGCGGCAGCCCCTCGGCGGCGGCGAACTCGCGCAGCGCCGTGGCCTTCGCGGCCCGGTCCACGACCGGGCCCACCACGCGCCCGGTGAAGCGCCCGTGCACGACCTGCAGCCGGTTGGCCCG
Coding sequences within:
- a CDS encoding DUF3099 domain-containing protein, producing the protein MQEQGTQDGTYRITDAPTSQTDDIGVRYRKYVISMVIRTICVICFAFIDHWSRWLFVAGAVFLPYIAVVLANAGRESRGPRPESFDVTPAEPPAPRDLPALEAKITGIHSPRDDR
- the fabG gene encoding 3-oxoacyl-ACP reductase FabG, coding for MTSVNPTQRPARSVLVTGGNRGIGLAVARAFADAGDHVAVTYRSGQPPQGFLAVQADVTDPASLDAAFAAVEAQQGAVEVLVANAGTTRDQLLMRMSDEEFDAVVDANLSGAWRVARRAVRGMVRAKRGRIIFMSSVVGLYGSPGQTNYAASKSGMIGLARSIARELGSRGITANVIAPGFIDTDMTRELPEATQADYKARIPAARFGDVDDIARAALFLAEAGYVNGAVLPVDGGLGMGH